The Staphylococcus simiae genome includes the window ATATTTTATCAATCATAATCAATCAAACTTATTCACAAAGTGACTAATTATTAGTACAAATAAATGAATAGTAAATGCCTAGTTTTAACAGATTTAAGTTCTTTTGGTAGCAAAATTTCTCTGTCAGAAAACTAAAAAATAACGACAAAAAAAGCATCGATAACTGTTTAAGCTACCGACGCCTTAAAAATCATGCCCCCACAACACAATTTTTTGTCACACTTCAATATGATTACTTATCTATTTTTGAATTATTCATGATCGACACTAGACTGTGCTTCTAATCTTTGAGCAGTTGCTTTGGCTTTTTTACCACTTTGTAAGAATAAACTTAAAATAAGTGCAATGATACTGAAGATAGTTGCGATAATGAATGCATCATTAATACCTTCAACAGTTGCAAGTTTATTAACAAATGTCAGTAATACTTTCATGGCACCTTCTTGGCCACCATATTGTGCAGCTAATTCACGCATATGATCTTGAACAACTGGATTTGTTTTATCCAATTCTTCACCAAATGCTGATAAATGTTGCGTAGTTTGAGTAGTCATTACTGTTACTAATACTGCAGTACCAATTGACCCTGCTAACTGACGCATTGTGTTTAAGAAAGCATTACCATGCGATGCTAATCTTGATGGTAACGCATTTATTGCTGCTGTTACCATAGGCATCATAATAAATGCCATACCGAATGAACGTAGGATATAAATACCCATGATTGACATATATGGTGTATCCATATTTAACTTAGTCAATTCCCAAGTTGCATACGTCATAATTGCAATACCGAATAAGGCAAGTGGTTTAAGACCGATGGTGTCTAATAATTTACCTGCAAATGGACCCATTAAGCCCATCACTAATGAACCAGGTAACAATAACAGACCAGAATCTAATGCTGAGAAACCACGTAAGTTTTGTAAATAAATTGGAAGTAAAATCATACCACCATATAAACTCATCATAACAACCATGTTAATAACAGTTGTTAAAGTAAATGTTGGGAATTTCAATACTTCTAAATTTAACATTGGTGCTCTCATTCTCAATTCTCTTATTACAAATAAAATAATGAAAATGATACCAATAGTAAAGAATGAAATAATTTCAGCTGAACCCCAACCTTTATTACCAGCTTCAGAGAATGCATATAATAATGCACCGAAGCCGATAGTACTAAAGATGATTCCTGGGACATCTGCTTTTGGATTAGTTGTATATTGATACAATCTAAACCATACATAACCAATTACAATAGCTACAATACCGATAACAAACATACCATAGAACATAACGTTCCAATGATAGTTCTGAACAATATAACCTGATAATGTTGGACCAATTGCTGGTGCCAAAATCATAGCTATACCCATCGTACCCATGGCTGCACCACGTTTTTCAGGTGGATAAATCGTAATAATAACAATTGAACCAAGAGGCATTAAAATACCTGCACCAATTGCTTGCAAAATACGACCAGCCATCATAATTGGGAAGATCATTGAAATCGCACAAATCAATGACCCAATTGTAAATAATACTAAGGCAATGATGAATAATTTACGATAAGAGTATTTATTAAATAAATATGCTGTGATTGGTATTAGAATACCATTCACTAACATGAATCCTGTCATCAACCATTGTCCTGTTGACGCAGAAATATTGAATTCTGTATTTATTTTTGGTAAAGCCACGTTTAATAACGTTTGATTCAAGATAGCGATAAACATACCGAATAATAATGCAGTAAGTATTTTCCCTCTTGAAATACCTTTACCAAAGATATAATTTTTATGTTCTTTTTTTATTTTTTCATTCACTTTATATTCTTCAGAATTGGGATTCTTTTCTGGAAAAGCGTCATCCTGTTCATCTGTTTGATTGGCTTTATCAGCTTCTGTGAATGATTGTCGTTCTTGTTGATCATTATCTGAACGACGTGTTGTGTCATTTAGACCAAATTCTTTTTTACTTTTATCATCTTCAATATGCGCTGCACGCTCTTGATCTGTTGTATCGCTATGCTTCGTTGTTGAAGTTTGTTCTAAATCACTGGCTTTAAATTTAGATTGTTTTGTTTGACGTCCAGAATTCTCTGCCGTTTGTTGTTCCTGTTGTTGGTTTTTAGCTTTGCGTTTTGATCTCGTCATAACAAAGTTTACGATACCAACAAGAATGAGCGCTAATACAATGTAGCCAATAATGAAGGTCGCTGTCATTTAATGACCCCCTTAATTTTTATGAATTTTTACTTCAGCGTTCATTCCAGGAACAACTTGTTTAGATGGTTCAGAATCTAGAGAAATTTTAACTGGTACAACTTGTGATACTTTAGTGTAATTTCCGTCACTATTTGATGATGGCATTAATGAGAAGCTTGCAGCTGTTGCTTTACCAACATTGTCAACTTTACCTTTAATAGTAGCTTTTTGACCATCGATAGTTACATCTACGTCTTTACCTACTTCAACATCTTTCATATCTTGTTCGTCTACGTTAGCAGTAACGTATAAATCATCTAAATTATAAGCATATGCGATTGGTGTTCCAGCTTGTGCCATTGAACCTTCCATACCATCAAGTTTAGCGATTGTACCGCTTTTTGGCATTTTAAGATCTACATCTTTTGATTGGCCATCTTGACCTTGTACTGAAACAGTTGCGACTTTATCACCTTTATCTAGTTTGTCGCCTTCTTTAACATCTAATGATTTGATTTGTCCAGCACCTGGGCTAGCGATTTTAATTTGATCGCCACTTACTTTTGCGTTATCAGTCGTTACATAACTTGTTGCATTATTCCAGAAATAGAAACCTGCGATTCCTATTGCAATTAAAACAACAATTGTAATGATATTAATTAATATCATCTTCTTCATGAATAATTCCTCCTACTATTTGCTTTTAAAATTCACTTTATATATTATAGAGATATATTTTAGAAAAAAACACCAACAATTTTTTCGAAATTGTTGGTTAAACTTCACAAAGGTGTAACAATTATGAAACGACAAGCCAAAATTAAAATACAAAATGCTCTTGTTGACTTAATGGCAGATTATCCATTCCAAGAAATCTCAACCAAAATGATCTGTGCTTATTGCAACATTAATAGATCAACCTTTTACGATCATTATAAAGATAAATATGACTTATTAGATACGATTAACTCTAACCACAAAGAAAAGTTTGATCATTTGTTACGTTTGTTACATGATAACTTTGATAACATCAAAAAGGATAAATTTAAATTATATAAATTCTTCATTATTATAGCTAAATATATTGAACGTAATGAACAATTTTTCAAAGATATTTTAGTGACTTATCCAATGAAGAACTTATTCATCGCTTATATTGATTCAGCACGTGATTATTATCAACAAATTATTACTGACTATAGCACTAAAGTAACAAATAAATCTTTATTTGTTACTTATATTATTGGTGGGCAAGCCGGCGTCTTTGTCAACTGGTTGTCCAATGGTTGTCAAGAATCTCCTGAAGAGGTAGCCGATATTCTACTATTAAATACAATTAAATTACAAAAATAACAACAAGCACTATTATTGTGACATTGAGTTAAGACCTTCTTTCTCCAAAGGCCAACTTAATCAAATAATAGTGCTTTTATTATTAATATGATTAAACTTTAAGTTTATCTTTAAAAATTCGATAGTTAAGTAGTTGTAATATGACTAACACAATTGCTGTAATAGCAATAATGATAATATACGGTGTGGCACTTGCTTCACCATCAATACCTACTAGCGGTGACATAATTCCTCCGAATAGAAATTGTACTAAGCCAAGTAAACTTGATGAACTTCCGCGTCCTTTTTTACTTTCTTCCATCGCAATTGAAAATCCAAGCGTAGCAACACCAGTTACTGGAGCAATTAATATTATAAAGCTAATTAACAGCATCCAAAAATTCCAATGATTGATTAATGAAAATATAACTAATATCACACCTATCACTTGAATAATTGTCATAATTCTTAGTAAACGATGTTGTTCAATATAATCTACTAATAATCCAATAAGCTGACTTGAACCAATTAAAGTTAACCCAATAAATGCAAACATCCAACTAAAATGTAATGCACTCATATGATAAATATTTTGAACGATAAAAGGTGATGCAGAAATATATGTGAACAGTAATACGAATGTTACACCTTGAATCAGCATGGGTAATAAAAATCTAGGTGTCATCAATAATGATTTAAAATTACTAAACATAGTCTTAATGCCATTACCTTGTTCTCGTTGGTTATAATTTAAAGACTCAGGTACTTTAAATACGGAGCCAATTACCATTAAAACACCAAATATAGTTAATACAACAAACACCATGCGCCATACTGAATAGTTCAATATAATTCCGCCTAATGTAGGTGCAATTACTGGAGCTATTCCATTAACAAGCATCAGCAAGGCTAAGAATTTCGTTAAGTCATTACCACTATACATATCACTAGCTATTGCTCTTGAAATCACTGATGCAGCGCCACCTGTAATACCTTGTACTAATCTAAGTGAAACCATAACCCAAATATTATCTACAAAAATTATTCCAAAACTAGCTAACGTAAACAATACCATTGCTATGACAAGAGGCTTCTTACGTCCAATTGAATCTGAAATAGGTCCAGCAAATAAGTTACCGAAGGCTAAACCTATCATAAACATTGACAATGTTAATTGAGCATTTGATGTAGTTGTGTCAAAATCATGTCTAATGTCTGGTAATCCTGGTAAGAACATATCAATTGATAATGCACCTATAGCTGTTAGTGCACCTAATATAATAATAAAAATAGGTGACTTTTTATTAAAATGTGTTAAGTCATCCATTTCTCAACCACCTTTTCCGTTGTCTTTTATTTTTGTTTTCCATTTAAACAATGTCCCTATTATATAACAAAATACGTTTAATAAAACATCCTTTTTCACTAAAATATTTATAAGTCATTCTAACATAAACAATCCTTTCCAAAGTGATTTCATCTTCACTTCAGAAAGGATTGTTATCTTGATATTAATCGTCAACCTTTTTTACTAACTGTAATCGATCTTGTGCGTTGTGTTCTAATTCATATTGGTTGTTAACCACTTGTCCACTATCATCAATTAATTGTAATGTTGTTTTTATCGTGTTACCTTTTTGTTCAACATCAATGACTTCTGGTGATTTAATAGCTATCGTGTTACCTTGAGAAACATTTTTCTTCATACTATTATAATACGTTGTATCTTTCTTTAAATAGGTAGAAATAAAATTGAAATTATCTTCGCTAAATGCTGAATTGATAGCCATTGAATACCCAGTGAAGAACTGTGTTAATTTATTTTTTAAGCTATTTTCTTCTTTTTCTTTTTTAGCAACATAATCACTAATATCTTCACTATCAAAAGATAACGTTACTTCAGTATTACCTTTCAAATTACTCGCCTTAATTGTCTTGGTTTGCGTTGTAAATGTTTTACCCTTGGCTTTACCGGATGCTGAAATTGTAATGTCTTTGCTTTGTGGATAAGGTCCATAACTTTTAGCATTTGAAAAGGCCATTTCTTTATCATTGATGGTTACTTTTTTCGATTTATCGGATAACTTAGTATCACCTTTTAAAGTAACATTAATATTTGCTTCATCGAAGTCTTCAGTAACATCTACAGTTTCAGAATTACTTTGTTTGAAGTCAAAATTCAAGCTCCCAGAGAAGACACCATTGTCTGTCGTCTTAGTTGTTGGAATATGATAGTTACCTGGAATAAAATTACCAATAGGTGTTGTTTTATTCGCTTCGGCAATAACAACTTTTTTCTTACCATTTGATTTGAACTCATATTTTGTTTTGACTTTTGGCTTAACAATAGGTTGTTTTGAAGGTGCCGAAAAACTCAAATTATCGAAGAAAATATATCTAGTGCCATTTTTACTTACTCGTAATAAATTTTGACCAGATTTCGACTTAATATAAGAAGCTACACTAGTATGACTGTTATTCAATTTATGTACACTGTCTTCAAGTTCATTCACAAATTGTTTTATGCCCACTTCATCTTTGATATATTGAATATATACTTCTGCCTCTTCTGAATCAACTTTATTATTTTTAGTACTTAAAATAGTAGCTACTTTTTGTTTATCATTGTTCTCAATAGCATTCACCAAAATTTTCGATTGTGCTTCGGGAGAATTAAAGTTCTTCAATAATAAGAATAAAATAATTAATAAAATAATAATAAATAAGCCGATAGCCCATGGCACTATTTTTCTTAATTGCAAGTTGCCAGTTAGCACTTCATTATCTGAAGATTTTCTATATAGTGTAGGTTGACTGTCAAATTGATGTCCACATTGTGGGCATGAATTTTGTTCATCTTTAACTTGTTTGCCACACTTTGGACAGGACTTCATAGTTACACCTCGATTTCCCTTTCTATTTGAACAGTAAGTTTTAAATATTAAATATTATTAGCATTCTATTATAATTATATATTTTATCAAACATTCAGAAATACTGATATGCGAAATTTTTCATATAGTTATATTATACGTAGGAGGCTAGTCCTTTATAAATACACATTTAGTCTTATCTTTAAACACAACTAATCGTTCAAATTATATGCTTCTATACGTTTATTGATTACTTCCAAAATATATCTGACATTTTCAATTTCTTCATCTTCAAAATCATTTGTTATATCATTAGCAATATTATTCATTATTGCGTTACGTTCATCAACATATGCTTGGCCCTTTGGAGTGAGCGCAATAAACTTTAAACGTTGATCAACATTTAATTTAGGTTTATCTATCTTTACTAAATTAGCATCGATTAATTTTTTTATGCGTCTACTCACTGCAGCCTTATTAACCCCTTGTCGCTCAGTTATTTCGCTAATCGTTAACGGTTCACTATGTAATATACTTAACACATGCGATTGTTCTAATGAAATTTCATACTCGTTTTGTAAGTCTTTAAGCATTTGTGCTGTTAGTGCATTTATATTATTTATAAATTTTTCTAAAAATTGAATATGGTCATGTATTCGTCTTACCATTATTATTCTCCCTGTAGCGTTATTTTTATAAAAAAATTATAATTCGAATTTAAAAATGATGTCACTACTAATTATATATTAAAATTGCAACAAATAATATTATAGATTAACAAAGTTAATATATAAATCTTTACTACTAATACGCTTGCCTAAATATTTAATTTAAGCTACATTTATATCTATCTTTTATTGTTCGTGAGGTGAGTAAATGATAGGGTCTATACTCTTATCTATAATTATATTTAGTATTGTGTTCCCCATATTGTTAAATCGTACTATAACTTTGAATTTAACATATTATATCAGTGTGATTGTGTTGATATATATCAGCTTAATATACTCGCTCATTATGAATAACATACCATTTACGTTATTATGTATCATATTTTTGTTATGCTTATATTTAATTTTTAAGCATAAAGTTGTCTTTGCTGATCATGTAGGACGTCGATTTGTTGCACAATCACTACTTTTTGGCTATCGTTTTATACTTTTCACTTGTGCTTGCGCGTATATTAGTACGAGTCCTATTTTGGTTATCAATAGCTTATTTCTGTGGATTACTATGATTGCCGTGAGTGCTGTTTTGTCTTTTGTTATTTATTTAGTTTGGACATCTGCGTATGCTAAAATGTCTTTTACTAAAGAAGTGGATTTAATTATGGTACTTGGTGCTGGCATATTTACCGAAGATGTTACACCAATGTTACGTTACCGCTTAAATCGAGCTTTAGCCATTTATAAACAGCAAGTAAATCAAACTTATATCCTTGTATCTGGTGGACAAGGTCCTGATGAACCGATATCAGAAGCACTGGCAATGAAACGCTACCTAATTAAACAAGGCGTTCAGCCTGAAGATATAATAATGGAGAATCAATCCACAAATACCTATACTAACTTTAGTCAATCACAAGTCATTCTATCACAACGTTTCATCACAATGCCTAACATGATATGTGTTACGAGTCAGTTCCACATATTACGCGCGTTACGTATCGCTCAAAAATCAGGAGTTAAGACCAAAGGTATTGGTAGTCATACACCCTATCATTTTTTCTTCCCTGTGTTAGTTAAAGATTTTCTCGGAGTGATGTACCAATATAAATTATTATTAACGTTATACTTCGCAACATTATTTATTATTAGTATGTTGAAACCTTGGCTATAACAATACGGAGTGGGATAGAAATAATTGTTTCATAACAAATTATTTCTATCCCACCCCGACAAGACTGACTAGGTTTGTAAAACGTTGATTTATCAACATTTTACAAACCAGACAGTTACTGCCAAATACTTGAATTTAAGTGTGACATATTTTTTCCCAGTCGCTATTATTATTGTTATACTATTTCACCATCTTCTAATTCTATAATGCGGTCTGCATATTCAAACAATCTTTGATCATGTGTAATCATAATTCCAATCATTTGTTGCGACTTAATATATTGTCGTATCATTTCCACTACTTCAGTTGCTCTATGCGCATCTAAACTTGCCGTTGGTTCATCTGCTAAGATCATTTTAGGATGATTCATCAATGCACGCATAATCGCTACACGTTGTTTTTCCCCACCAGATAATTGCTGTGGATGAACATGTAAGCGGTGTGCTAAACCAATTTGAGTTAGCAGTGACTCAGCTCGTTTATTACTATCGTTTTTTGACATACCCGCTTCATTGCCAACAAGTGTTAATTGTTCCATGACTGTTAAATACGGCACTAAATGCGATGATTGAAAGATAAAACCAATATCGTTTAAGCGTAATTCACTTGCTTGATGTTCACGATCAAACAATGGCGTATCATTATAAAGTATTTGACCTTGAGTTTGAGTTAACAATCCACCTAAAATAGATAATAATGTCGTTTTACCAGAACCAGAAGCACCGTTTAAAATGACAAACTCGCCTTCATTCACTTTGAAATTGACTCCTTTTAATACTTTAGTTTCAGAATGTCCTTGTCCAAATGTTTTGACGATATTTTTAACTTCTATACTCACTATTCTGTACCTCCAATTGCTTCTATTGGATCCACTTTAATAACTTTTACAAAAGATAAGCTTGCTCCAATCATTGTTAGAACGAGTATTTGTATTAATAAAGCACTTATTAGGTGTCTCGTTTTGATACCTATTGCTTTTAATATACCTATTTGAGATATTTTTTGAATCGTCATAACATAAAAGAATGCAGTTAACACAATTGATGTTATGACAAACAAGCTCACGATCATCATGTTAAGTGGTGCTTGTTCTGCTTGATAACTCGCTATATTATTAGTTAAATCTTTTTCGCTAACCACACTAACACCTTTAATTTGTTCTATTTTATGTTGTTGTGAGTTTGTTAAGTTTGAAACAGGATAAAATGTTGCGTATTGTTGATTTAACTGTTTAAAATCAGATGGATTGAGTAACACAATAGAACTATGCGCATACATCGTTTCACTAAGTATTCCTACAACTTTGTAACTTTGTTTGTGTCCTTTGAAATGAATATGACTTCCAACTTTAACATCATTTACTGCTAATTTATCATTGATAGCTACTTCATGATTATTTGTTGGATAATGACCTTCTTTTAATTTAATATGATGTTCTTTATTATCGTTCATCGTCATAATATCTTGATCTTTATCAGCTAATTTTAAAGTTTGAGGATTTAGTTGATAAGGTTGTTGTTTAATTACCTTATTTATTTGTTGTTGTTGAGATGCTGTTAAATGGGACTTTTCAATCTGAGGTTGTTTCATTTTCTCAACAATATATTTATCATTATGAAACTGTTCAAATAAGGCAATATTTTCTCTACCTAAGCCTTGCGCTAATCCACTAATAAATAACACCATGATACCTAATAACAATATAATTATAGTGATCAGCGTGTAGCGGAATTTATAAAATAAAATTTCTTTTAACGCTAATTTCATATTTCTTCACTTCTCCTTGTATTATCTTTTTAGTCATTATAAAAAGTGAATGTGAACTCAATATGAACTGCAGCAATTTTGGTATATTTATTTTTACACTGTATAATAAAATGAATTAATCTAGTCAGTATATTAGCAATTGATAATTGTAAAATATAAAGTATGCTCGAGGTCTAAAATTATTTTTAATAAGGGAGTATGATAATGATAAAGTGTTTAATTGTAGATGACGATCAACAAATATTAGATTATGTCACGAATCATTTAACAAAACATCATATGCAAACGTATCGTGCACTAGGTGGAGATCAAGCTCTATCTTTACTTAATCATCAACACGTCGATATAGCTATTGTAGATATTATGATGGAGGGCATGAATGGCTTTGAATTATGCCAAACATTAAAGCATGACTACAACCTACCAGTCATAATGTTAACTGCTCGTGATGCCTTAAGTGATAAAGAACGTGCTTTTTTAAGTGGAACAGATGATTATGTAACGAAACCATTCGAAATCAAAGAATTAATCTTTAGAATACGTGCAGTCTTACGTCGTTATGATATTTATACAAACCAAGAATTAACAATTGGAAATCTCACGTTAAATCAAGCCTATATGGAATTACAGATTGGCTCTAAAACAATCACATTACCAAACAAAGAATTTCAATTACTCTTTATGCTTGCTAGTCATCCACGACAAATTTTTACTAGGGAACATATCATTGATAAGATTTGGGGATTGGATTATGAAGGAGATACACGCACAGTGGATGTACATATTAAACGACTGCGTCAACGACTACAAAAACTAGCAGCCACTATCACTATAGAAACAGTTCGTGGACAAGGATATAAGGTGGAAGAACATGTTTAAATCTCTTTATTCAAGAATTGCCATTTACACTATTACCGTTATTTTATTTAGCGCGATGATTAGTTTTTTATTTACCAATGTTTATTATCATTTCTATTTAAAACCTTCAAATGATGCAAAAATCATGGCCACTTTAAAAGAGGCACAATCTTTTGAAGAACATCATCAGACGGATAGTACACGTGCATATTTTAAACATCTTGGTCAACTAAACTACCAACTATTAACTGTTGACCAACAAGGACACAAAACATTTTATGGTGAACCTTTTCGCAAAGATACTTTGACACAACAACATATTAAACAAGTTTTAAATGGTAAAGACTATCACGGCATTAAAAATAAACCCTTTGAACTTTTTGTCACAGGCTTTTTCGATAATGAGACTGATAATACTGTCGGTGTTAATTTTAAAACAGATAAGCAAAATTTAGCTGTATTTATGCGACCAGATATCGGTCAAACATTTAGTGAATTTAGATCATTCTTAGCTATATTACTTACTTTATTATTAATCATTTCAATTTCTTTAGTCATAGCTTCAACTTATTCAATCATTAAACCAGTTAAAAAATTAAAACAAGCAACAGAACAATTAATGGATGGCAACTTTGATACGCCCATTAAACAAACTAGACATGATGAAATTGGTGCATTACAATATCGTTTTAATATGATGCGACAATCTTTAGGACAAGTTGATGAAATGAGACAACATTTTGTTCAAAATGTTAGTCATGAGATTAAAACACCATTAACACATATCCATCATCTGTTAAACCAACTAGAACATAGCAAAGATCAACAACAGCGCCAACAATATATTAGTGACATATTTAACATTACTTCACAGTTGAGTAATCTCACAACTGAGCTGTTACTACTATCTGAACTTGA containing:
- a CDS encoding HAMP domain-containing sensor histidine kinase, which encodes MFKSLYSRIAIYTITVILFSAMISFLFTNVYYHFYLKPSNDAKIMATLKEAQSFEEHHQTDSTRAYFKHLGQLNYQLLTVDQQGHKTFYGEPFRKDTLTQQHIKQVLNGKDYHGIKNKPFELFVTGFFDNETDNTVGVNFKTDKQNLAVFMRPDIGQTFSEFRSFLAILLTLLLIISISLVIASTYSIIKPVKKLKQATEQLMDGNFDTPIKQTRHDEIGALQYRFNMMRQSLGQVDEMRQHFVQNVSHEIKTPLTHIHHLLNQLEHSKDQQQRQQYISDIFNITSQLSNLTTELLLLSELDNHQHLTFKDRIQLDILIKDIIRHEQFAADSKDLIIMSDLQSLYFQGNERLLHQAISNLITNAIKYSFHGDVIDITLHKTSNQIELSIANEGESLSDVSQQRLFERFYKVSQQDNSNGLGLAITQSIIELHHGTIYFHQNDDHLNTFTIHLPL